The Pseudomonadota bacterium genome contains a region encoding:
- a CDS encoding YaiI/YqxD family protein, with product MQIWVDGDACPNSIKEILYRAAERVKVPLVLVANSILRPPPSKFIRTIRVAAGPDVADDEIARRCEKGDLVITADIPLAANVIAKGAFAHNPRGELYTEETIRERLSMRNFMEDLRSSGIDTGGPAALNRKDRQTFANNLDRFLIRWLNYGL from the coding sequence ATGCAGATCTGGGTTGATGGCGATGCGTGCCCGAACTCGATCAAGGAGATCCTTTATCGGGCGGCGGAAAGGGTCAAGGTTCCGCTGGTCCTGGTTGCCAATTCAATTCTCCGTCCTCCGCCTTCGAAATTTATCAGGACCATCCGGGTCGCGGCCGGGCCTGATGTTGCCGATGACGAGATCGCCCGCCGCTGTGAAAAAGGAGACCTGGTGATTACCGCCGACATCCCCCTTGCCGCCAATGTGATTGCCAAAGGCGCTTTTGCCCATAATCCCCGGGGAGAACTCTATACGGAAGAAACCATCAGGGAGCGGCTGTCGATGCGGAACTTTATGGAGGACCTGCGAAGCAGCGGCATCGACACGGGCGGACCCGCAGCCCTGAACCGGAAAGACCGGCAGACCTTTGCCAATAATCTGGATCGTTTCCTGATCCGATGGCTCAATTATGGCCTTTAG